The Musa acuminata AAA Group cultivar baxijiao chromosome BXJ2-2, Cavendish_Baxijiao_AAA, whole genome shotgun sequence genome has a segment encoding these proteins:
- the LOC135605494 gene encoding uncharacterized protein LOC135605494, which yields MASSMEVWPRPWLWSLCLMTAVVVCFVASTVSAVEVDLPPFRFGAPPYSGRHHLPPPPRHHYNSPPPIRYYHYKSPPPRRYKHKSPPPPSPPHLPYHRKSPPPSSPPHHPYHHKPQPPPSPLRKPPFYHYKSPPPPTPSRHPHRRSPPTPSQHPRHKLPPPPLSHKSPPSSQPPHHKPPPPPPKSLPLPPSVIYKSPPPPRKSSPPPPFLIYKSPPPLSQAPPHKSPPHPSQAPPRMSPPPPPSLVYKSSPPPPLLIYKSPPPLSRPHYKSPPPPIPTTPPLSPPSPSSSSSPPYVSNSPPPPFLSPPPSSIYKSPPPPTPQTPPQSPPSPSSSSSPPYVSKSPPPHSSPPPTSLSPPIPPIYKSPPPSPQPTPPSSPLSSSSPSSPPYVSKSPPPPPPSLCPPSPTIYMSPPPPTPPTPPSSPPSPSSSSSPPHVSKSPPPSSSSPPPSLSPLPPSISKSPPPPTPTTPRPSPPSPSSSSSPPHISKSPPPSSSSPPPSLSPPPPSISKSPPPPTPTTPLPSPPSPSSSSSPPHISKSPPPSSSSPPPSLSPPPPSISKSPPPPTPTTPPPSPSSPSSSSSPPHVSKSPPPPPSSLSPPSSIYKSPPPPTPQTPLPSPPSPSSSSSPPYVSKSPPPSSSSPPPSLSPPPPSISKSPPPPTPTTPPPSPSSPSSSSSPPHVSKSPPPPPSSLSPPSSIYKSPPPPTPQTPLPSPPSPSSSSSPPYVSKSPPPSSSSPPPSLSPLPPSISKSPPPPTPTTPRPSPPSPSSSSSPPHVSKSPPPPSSLSPPSSIYKSPPPPTPQTPLPSPPSPSSSSSPPYVSKSPPPSSSSPPPSLSPLPPSISKSPPPPTPTTPRLSPPSPSSSSSPPYISKSPPPSSSSPPPSFSPPPPSISKSPPPPAPTTPPPSPPSPSSSSPPHVSKSPPLPPSLCPPSPSIYMSPPPPTAPTPPSLPPSPSSSSSPPHVSKSPPPSSSSSPPSLSPLPPTPTTPRPSPPSPSFSSSPPHISKSPPPSSSSPPPSLSPPPPSISKSPPPPTPTTPPPSPSSPSSSSSPPHVSKSPPPPPSSLSPPSSIYKSPPPPTPRTPPLSPPSPSSSSSPPYVSKSPPPSSSSPPPSLSPLPPSISKSPPPPTPTTPCPSPPSPSSSSSPPHISKSPPPSSSSPPPSLSPRPPSISKSPPPPTPTTPPPSPSSPSSSLSPPHVSKSPPPPPPSLSPPSSIYKSPPPPTPRTPPLSTPSPSSSSSPPYVSKSPPPSSSSPPPSLSPLPPSISKSPPPPTPTTPHPSPPSPSSSSSPPHISKSPPPSSSSPPPSLSPPPPSISKSPPPPTPTTPPPSPSSPSSSSSPPHVSKSPPPPPPSLSPPSSIYKSPPPPTPRTPPLSPPSPSSSSSPPYVSKSPPPSSSSPPPSLSPLPPSISKSPPPPTSTTPHLSPPSPSSSSSPPHISKSPPLSSSSPPPSLSPPPPSISKSPPPPTPTTPPPSPSSPSSSSSPPHVSKSPPPPPPPSLSPPSSIYKSPPPPTPTTPRLSPPSPYSSSSPPHISKSPPPSSSSPPPSLSPPPPSISKSPPPPTPTTPPPSPPSPSSSSSPPHIFKSPPPPPSLSPPSIIYKSPPPPTPQTPPPSPPSPSSSWSPPYVSKSPPPPSLSPPIPFIYKSPPPPTQPTPPSSPPSPSSSSSPHISNSPPPPSSAPPPSLSPPPLIYKSPPPPVLTTPPTPPSSSSSSSPPHISKSPPPSSSSPPSSISPPPPTPITRPPSPPSPSSSSSPPHVAKSPPPSSSSPPPSLSPSSPSIYKSPPPPTQITPPPSPPSSSSSSSPPHVYKSPPSSSSPPSIYKAPPPPLLSPPPSLSSPPPHSISPPTYIYKSPPPSSSI from the coding sequence ATGGCCTCTTCCATGGAGGTGTGGCCGCGACCATGGCTGTGGTCGCTCTGTCTTATGACTGCTGTGGTGGTTTGCTTCGTTGCTAGCACGGTTTCGGCAGTGGAGGTCGATCTTCCACCGTTTCGTTTTGGTGCTCCTCCCTACTCCGGGAGGCATCACCTTCCTCCTCCACCAAGGCATCACTACAACTCTCCTCCGCCAATAAGATATTATCATTACAAGTCTCCTCCACCGAGAAGATACAAGCATAAGTCACCGCCACCGCCATCACCTCCTCATCTTCCATACCATCGCAAGTCTCCTCCGCCATCATCACCTCCTCATCACCCCTATCACCACAAGCCTCAGCCGCCACCATCACCATTGCGAAAACCACCATTCTACCATTACAAGTCACCTCCTCCACCAACTCCATCTCGTCATCCTCACCGTAGGTCACCACCAACTCCATCTCAACATCCTCGTCATAAATTACCTCCTCCTCCATTGTCACACAAGTCGCCACCTTCATCTCAACCTCCTCATCACaagccaccacctcctcctcccaagTCACTACCTCTTCCACCATCAGTCATTTACaagtcaccacctcctcctcgcAAGTCATCACCTCCTCCACCATTCCTCATTTACAAGTCACCACCTCCGCTATCTCAAGCTCCTCCTCACAAGTCACCACCGCATCCATCTCAAGCTCCTCCTCGCATGTCACCACCTCCTCCACCATCACTCGTTTACAAGTCATCACCTCCTCCGCCATTACTCATTTACAAGTCACCTCCTCCTCTATCTCGACCTCATTATAAGTCACCACCTCCTCCAATACCAACAACTCCTCCCCTGTCACCTCCATCCCCATCTTCCTCCTCATCTCCTCCCTATGTTTCTaactcaccaccaccacctttcCTCTCTCCTCCTCCATCTTCAATTTACAAGTCACCACCTCCTCCTACACCACAAACTCCTCCCCAGTCACCTCCATCGCCATCTTCCTCGTCGTCTCCTCCCTATGTTTCTAAGTCACCACCACCACATTCATCACCTCCACCAACTTCCCTCTCCCCTCCTATACCTCCTATTTACAAGTCACCACCTCCTTCTCCACAACCAACTCCTCCCTCGTCACCTCTATCGTCATCTTCCCCCTCGTCTCCTCCCTATGTTTCtaagtcaccaccaccaccaccaccttcccTCTGCCCTCCTTCACCTACAATTTATATGTCACCACCTCCCCCTACACCACCAACTCCTCCCTCATCACCTCCATCGCCATCTTCCTCCTCATCTCCTCCCCATGTTTCTAAGTCACCACCACCatcttcatcatctccaccaccttccctctccccacttccaccttcgatttccaAGTCACCACCTCCTCCTACACCAACAACTCCTCGCCCGTCACCTCCATCGCCATCTtcctcctcatctcctcctcatatttctaagtcaccaccaccatcttcatcatctccaccaccttccCTCTCCCCTCCTCCACCTTCTATTTCCAAGTCACCACCTCCTCCTACACCAACAACTCCTCTCCCATCACCTCCATCGCCATCTtcctcctcatctcctcctcatatttctaagtcaccaccgccatcttcatcatctccaccaccttccCTCTCCCCTCCTCCACCTTCTATTTCCAAGTCACCACCTCCTCCTACACCAACAACTCCTCCCCCATCACCTTCATCGCCAtcttcctcctcgtctcctccccatgtttctaagtcaccaccaccaccaccatcatcccTCTCTCCTCCATCTTCAATTTACAAGTCACCACCTCCTCCTACACCACAAACTCCTCTCCCGTCACCTCCATCGCCATCTTCCTCTTCATCTCCTCCCTATGTTTCTAAGTCACCACCACCatcttcatcatctccaccaccttccCTCTCCCCTCCTCCACCTTCTATTTCCAAGTCACCACCTCCTCCTACACCAACAACTCCTCCCCCATCACCTTCATCGCCAtcttcctcctcgtctcctccccatgtttctaagtcaccaccaccaccaccatcatcccTCTCTCCTCCATCTTCAATTTACAAGTCACCACCTCCTCCTACACCACAAACTCCTCTCCCGTCACCTCCATCGCCATCTTCCTCTTCATCTCCTCCCTATGTTTCTAAGTCACCACCACCatcttcatcatctccaccaccttccctctcccctcttccaccttcgatttccaAGTCACCACCTCCTCCTACACCAACAACTCCTCGCCCGTCACCTCCATCGCCAtcttcctcctcgtctcctccccatgtttctaagtcaccaccaccaccatcatcccTCTCTCCTCCATCTTCAATTTACAAGTCACCACCTCCTCCTACACCACAAACTCCTCTCCCGTCACCTCCATCGCCATCTTCCTCTTCATCTCCTCCCTATGTTTCTAAGTCACCACCACCatcttcatcatctccaccaccttccctctcccctcttccaccttcgatttccaAGTCACCACCTCCTCCTACACCAACAACTCCTCGCCTGTCACCTCCATCGCCATCTTCCTCCTCATCTCCTCCTTATATTTCTAAGTCACCACCACCatcttcatcatctccaccaccttccTTCTCCCCTCCTCCACCTTCTATTTCTAAGTCACCACCTCCTCCTGCACCAACAACTCCTCCCCCATCACCTCCATCGCCATCTTCCTCGTCTCCTCCCCATGTTTCTAAGTCACCACCACTACCACCTTCCCTCTGCCCTCCTTCACCTTCAATTTATATGTCACCACCTCCTCCTACAGCACCAACTCCTCCCTCATTACCTCCATCGCCATCTTCATCCTCATCTCCTCCCCATGTTTCCAAGTCGCCACCACCTTCTTCATCATCTTCGCCACCTTCCCTCTCCCCTCTTCCTCCTACACCAACAACTCCTCGCCCGTCACCTCCATCGCCATCTTTCTCCTCATCTCCTCCTCATATTTCTAAGTCACCACCGCCatcttcatcatctccaccaccttccCTCTCCCCTCCTCCACCTTCTATTTCCAAGTCACCACCTCCTCCTACACCAACAACTCCTCCCCCATCACCTTCATCGCCAtcttcctcctcgtctcctccccatgtttctaagtcaccaccaccaccaccatcatcccTCTCTCCTCCATCTTCAATTTACAAGTCACCACCTCCTCCTACACCACGAACACCTCCCCTGTCACCTCCATCGCCATCTTCCTCTTCATCTCCTCCCTATGTTTCTAAGTCACCACCACCatcttcatcatctccaccaccttccctctcccctcttccaccttcgatttccaAGTCACCACCTCCTCCTACACCAACAACTCCTTGCCCGTCACCTCCATCGCCATCTtcctcctcatctcctcctcatatttctaagtcaccaccaccatcttcatcatctccaccaccttccCTCTCCCCTCGTCCACCTTCTATTTCCAAATCACCACCTCCTCCTACACCAACAACTCCTCCCCCATCACCTTCATCGCCATCTTCCTCCTTGTCTCCTCCCCATGTTTCtaagtcaccaccaccaccaccaccatccctCTCTCCTCCATCTTCAATTTACAAGTCACCACCTCCTCCTACACCACGAACACCTCCCCTGTCAACTCCATCGCCATCTTCCTCTTCATCTCCTCCCTATGTTTCTAAGTCACCACCACCatcttcatcatctccaccaccttccctctccccacttccaccttcgatttccaAGTCACCACCTCCTCCTACACCAACAACTCCTCACCCGTCACCTCCATCGCCATCTtcctcctcatctcctcctcatatttctaagtcaccaccaccatcttcatcatctccaccaccttccCTCTCCCCTCCTCCACCTTCTATTTCCAAGTCACCACCTCCTCCTACACCAACAACTCCTCCCCCATCACCTTCATCGCCAtcttcctcctcgtctcctccccatgtttctaagtcaccaccaccaccaccaccatccctCTCTCCTCCATCTTCAATTTACAAATCACCACCTCCTCCTACACCACGAACACCTCCCCTGTCACCTCCATCGCCATCTTCCTCTTCATCTCCTCCCTATGTTTCTAAGTCACCACCACCatcttcatcatctccaccaccttctCTCTcccctcttccaccttcgatttccaAGTCACCTCCTCCTCCTACATCAACAACTCCTCACCTGTCACCTCCATCGCCATCTtcctcctcatctcctcctcatatttctaagtcaccaccactatcttcatcatctccaccaccttccCTCTCCCCTCCTCCACCTTCTATTTCCAAGTCACCACCTCCTCCTACACCAACAACTCCTCCCCCATCACCTTCATCGCCAtcttcctcctcgtctcctccccatgtttctaagtcaccaccaccaccaccaccaccatccctCTCTCCTCCATCTTCAATTTACAAGTCACCACCTCCTCCTACACCAACAACTCCTCGCCTGTCACCTCCATCGCCATATtcctcctcatctcctcctcatatttctaagtcaccaccaccatcttcatcatctccaccaccttccCTCTCCCCTCCTCCACCTTCTATTTCCAAGTCACCACCTCCTCCTACACCAACAACTCCTCCCCCATCACCTCCATCGCCAtcttcctcctcgtctcctcCCCATATTTTtaagtcaccaccaccaccaccatccctCTCTCCTCCATCTATAATTTACAAGTCACCACCTCCTCCTACTCCACAAACTCCTCCCCCGTCACCTCCATCGCCATCTTCCTCTTGGTCTCCTCCCTATGTTTCTaagtcaccaccaccaccttcccTCTCCCCTCCTATACCTTTTATTTACAAGTCACCACCTCCTCCTACACAACCAACTCCTCCCTCATCACCTCCATCACCATCTTCCTCCTCGTCTCCCCACATTTCTAattcaccaccaccaccttcatcAGCTCCACCACCTTCTCTCTCCCCTCCTCCTCTTATTTACAAGTCACCACCTCCTCCTGTACTAACAACTCCCCCTACACCTCCATCGTCATCTTCATCCTCATCTCCTCCCCATATTTCTAAGTCACCACCACCatcttcatcatctccaccatcttccatctcccctcctcctcctacaCCAATAACTCGTCCCCCGTCACCTCCATCGCCAtcttcctcctcgtctcctcCCCATGTAGCTAAGTCACCACCACCatcttcatcatctccaccaccttccCTCTCTCCTTCTTCACCTTCTATTTACAAGTCACCACCTCCTCCTACACAAATAACTCCTCCCCCATCACCTCCATCgtcatcctcctcctcgtctcctccTCATGTTTATAAGTCACCACCATCCTCATCATCTCCACCTTCTATTTATAAGGCACCACCGCCTCCTTTATTATCTCCTCCCCCCTctttgtcatctccaccaccacattCAATATCACCTCCTACTTACATTTATAAGTCTCCTCCACCGTCATCTTCAATATAA
- the LOC135604967 gene encoding protein CURLY FLAG LEAF 1-like, which translates to MGEEKQSKGQVLTMMDQTELSLGPSSSTLSKKTQSSSSESEGCGRRKRKQIWDANPRQTSIELQLNDPLPLDWERCLDLQTGRIYYMNRKTLKRSWSRPKEQNLDLELNISTFSSSEETPNSRSTTPEEAKKQHSSCGSMAAVVCVNCHLLVMLCKSSPSCPNCKCMQTPLPSAPQAPPRKLQSAKSPETLSLLH; encoded by the exons ATGGGAGAAGAGAAGCAGAGCAAGGGGCAAGTCCTGACGATGATGGATCAAACAGAGCTATCGTTGGGTCCATCTTCGTCGACCTTGAGCAAGAAGACACAGAGTTCCTCTTCGGAATCGGAAGGATGTGgccggaggaagaggaagcagatcTGGGATGCGAACCCCAGGCAAACTAGCATCGAGCTCCAGCTCAATGATCCCTTGCCGCTTGATTGGGAACGCTGCCTTGACCTACAG ACTGGGAGGATCTACTACATGAACAGGAAAACCCTGAAGAGAAGCTGGAGCAGGCCCAAGGAACAAAACCTGGACTTGGAGCTCAACATCTCCACCTTCTCAAGCTCAGAAGAGACGCCGAACTCGAGATCGACAACTCCAGAGGAAGCAAAGAAGCAGCACAGTTCATGTGGCAGCATGGCCGCGGTGGTCTGCGTCAACTGCCACCTCCTCGTCATGCTATGCAAATCATCTCCTTCATGCCCCAACTGCAAGTGCATGCAAACGCCGCTACCGTCTGCGCCACAAGCACCTCCTCGGAAGCTCCAGTCTGCCAAGTCCCCGGAAACCCTAAGTCTCCTCCACTAG
- the LOC135605497 gene encoding OBERON-like protein, giving the protein MGTSSGANHHHHQPPLPMLPPRQHPRSAGLQTSLSLASSDPAASLDTQEPGSNSDQGQDSHTESASSRETWPIETNRSDAIAVNKVDKEKEGENEVAELQVVRRISNANRLSLHEVARDRVEVVSEKMKVMPDELLEELKTELRVILEGTGGSHHIEEFLYLQKLVQGRVDLTAKSLATAHHVQLEILVSINTGIQAFLHPSVSVPQGRLIEVFLYKRCRNIACQSVLPADECSCEICTSRNGFCNLCMCVICNKFDFEVNTCRWIGCDTCTHWTHTDCAMRVGQIGTGQSVKSAVGHAEMLFRCQACHRTSELLGWVKDVFQQCAPGWNREALMRELDFVSKIFHLSQDPKGRKLYRKCGELVEKLKGGTPESMACRMLLLFFQELELDSPKNSESDEVGRLISPQEACNKIAEVVQEAVRKMEMVAEEKMRMFKRARLALEACDREVEDKAREVQELKMERQRKKQQVEELESIIRLKQAEAEMFQLKANEAKQEAERLQSIASAKSEKAEDYASMYLKRRLEEAEAEKQYLYEKIKLQESQRAPPGSSSGGGGSGDPAQAQMLNKIQDLLKNVFSVPPKKEGQQSK; this is encoded by the exons ATGGGTACTTCTTCGGGTGCAAACCACCATCACCACCAACCACCACTGCCTATGCTACCACCACGACAGCATCCAAGATCTGCAGGACTGCAGACGTCCCTGTCCCTTGCTTCATCAGACCCTGCAGCATCACTTGACACCCAAGAACCAGGATCAAACTCCGACCAAGGGCAGGACTCACACACTGAGAGCGCCAGCTCTCGTGAGACCTGGCCCATTGAGACAAACCGTTCTGATGCCATTGCAGTAAATAAAGTAGACAAGGAAAAGGAAGGAGAGAATGAAGTCGCTGAACTGCAGGTCGTTCGGAGGATTTCCAATGCAAACAGGCTATCACTTCATGAAGTTGCTCGAGACAGGGTTGAGGTTGTCTCTGAGAAAATGAAGGTTATGCCAGATGAGCTTCTAGAGGAGCTTAAAACTGAACTTCGGGTGATTCTTGAGGGTACAGGGGGTTCCCATCACATAGAAGAGTTTTTGTATCTCCAGAAGCTTGTGCAGGGGAGAGTTGACCTGACAGCTAAATCCCTTGCTACTGCTCATCATGTGCAGCTCGAAATTCTCGTTTCTATCAATACAGGCATTCAGGCCTTTTTGCATCCGAGTGTCAGTGTTCCACAGGGTCGCCTCATCGAGGTTTTCTTGTACAAGAGGTGCAGGAACATCGCTTGTCAAAGTGTTCTTCCTGCAGATGAATGTAGCTGTGAGATATGTACCAGTAGGAATGGTTTCTGCAATCTCTGCATGTGTGTGATCTGCAACAAGTTTGATTTTGAGGTTAATACATGTCGCTGGATCGGATGTGATACATGCACACACTGGACTCACACAGATTGTGCCATGCGGGTTGGCCAAATTGGGACAGGTCAGTCTGTTAAGAGTGCTGTTGGCCATGCTGAGATGCTTTTCAGGTGCCAAGCATGCCACAGAACATCTGAGTTGTTAGGATGGGTTAAAGATGTGTTCCAGCAGTGCGCTCCTGGGTGGAACCGAGAGGCCTTGATGCGGGAACTCGACTTTGTTAGTAAGATTTTTCACTTAAGTCAGGATCCTAAAGGAAGGAAATTATATCGGAAGTGTGGTGAACTCGTAGAGAAGTTAAAAGGTGGGACACCTGAGTCCATGGCTTGCAGAatgctccttctcttcttccaag AGCTTGAATTAGATTCACCAAAGAATTCTGAAAGCGATGAAGTTGGGCGTCTGATTTCTCCACAAGAAGCTTGCAATAAAATTGCTGAGGTGGTCCAAGAAGCTGTGAGAAAGATGGAGATGGTTGCAGAGGAGAAAATGCGGATGTTCAAGCGGGCTCGTCTAGCTCTAGAAGCCTGCGATCGTGAGGTTGAGGACAAAgcccgagaagttcaggagctaaaAATGGAGAGGCAGAGGAAAAAACAGCAGGTGGAGGAACTAGAGAGCATCATCAGGCTTAAGCAGGCTGAGGCTGAGATGTTCCAACTAAAGGCCAATGAGGCCAAGCAGGAGGCTGAGAGGCTGCAGAGCATTGCATCAGCCAAATCGGAGAAGGCTGAGGACTATGCTAGTATGTACTTGAAGCGTCGTCTAGAGGAAGCAGAAGCTGAGAAGCAGTATCTATACGAAAAGATAAAGCTCCAGGAGAGCCAGCGTGCTCCACCGGGGAGCAGCAGTGGCGGAGGTGGCAGCGGTGACCCTGCACAGGCTCAGATGCTAAACAAAATCCAGGACTTGTTGAAGAATGTGTTCAGTGTGCCTCCTAAGAAAGAAGGGCAGCAATCCAAATGA
- the LOC135605496 gene encoding probable serine/threonine-protein kinase WNK11, which produces MPFVRPDPAARDAEPFVEMDPTGRYGRYDDLLGTGAVKRVYRGFDQEEGIEVAWNQVRLRSFVHDQQMQDRIFAEVRLLQSLRHDNLIALHDVWTDDDGGSTLNFITEFCNSGSLREYRNRHRHVSLKALKKWSRQILLGLEYLHNREPCIIHRDLNCSNVFINGNVGQVKIGDLGLAAAVEKSHAAHSVLGTPEFMAPEMYEEEYTELVDIYSFGMSVLEMVTREIPYSECDNVAKIYRKVTTGVRPAAMAKVKDPEVTAFIERCLGRPRVRPSASELLNDPFFHGIDEDGPSSAPPPPPLPPQPWPSALLAGLALLHRQRPAVPTSLPSRIG; this is translated from the exons ATGCCGTTCGTGAGACCTGATCCGGCGGCCAGGGATGCGGAGCCGTTCGTGGAGATGGACCCCACGGGACGATACGGGCGGTACGACGACCTGCTTGGGACCGGCGCCGTGAAGCGGGTCTACCGGGGGTTCGATCAGGAGGAGGGGATCGAGGTGGCGTGGAACCAGGTCCGTCTTCGTAGCTTCGTTCATGACCAGCAGATGCAGGACCGGATCTTCGCGGAAGTGAGGCTGCTGCAGTCGCTGCGGCACGACAACCTCATCGCGCTCCACGACGTGTGGACGGACGACGACGGAGGTAGCACGCTCAACTTCATCACCGAGTTCTGCAACTCCGGCAGTCTCCGTGAGTACCGGAATCGGCACCGCCACGTGTCGCTGAAGGCCCTCAAGAAGTGGTCACGCCAGATACTGTTGGGCCTCGAGTACCTCCACAACCGTGAGCCCTGCATCATTCACCGCGACCTCAATTGCTCCAACGTCTTCATTAATGGCAATGTTGGCCAA GTGAAGATTGGGGATTTAGGGCTTGCTGCAGCCGTGGAGAAGAGCCACGCGGCTCACTCCGTCCTGGGGACGCCGGAGTTCATGGCGCCGGAGATGTACGAGGAGGAGTACACGGAGCTGGTGGACATCTACTCTTTCGGAATGAGCGTGCTGGAGATGGTGACCCGCGAGATCCCCTACAGCGAGTGCGACAACGTCGCCAAGATCTACCGGAAGGTGACGACCGGGGTGAGGCCGGCAGCCATGGCGAAGGTCAAGGACCCGGAGGTTACGGCCTTCATCGAGCGGTGCCTCGGCAGGCCACGGGTTCGACCTTCCGCCTCGGAACTCCTCAATGACCCATTCTTCCATGGCATCGACGAGGATGGCCCCAGCTCTGCGCCGCCTCCGCCCCCTCTGCCGCCACAGCCATGGCCGTCGGCGCTTCTTGCAGGCCTCGCTCTCCTACATCGTCAGCGGCCAGCAGTGCCGACATCACTTCCCTCCCGGATTGGTTGA